One region of Gemmatimonadaceae bacterium genomic DNA includes:
- the murB gene encoding UDP-N-acetylmuramate dehydrogenase — protein MTPEQIADALSAPLDDSRLYIREPLAPYTTFRIGGPADVFYEATSADDLATAVTQARAIGIPWFVLGLGANILVGDQGVRGLVIRNRAVAHSLGTDGLLWSESGAVVQDLVLETVRQGWSGLEHYVGIPSTVGGALWQNLHFLSPAPERDRTMFIAERFVSCEILGEDESRRDVGADYVQFGYDESVFHHRRDVVLSARFQLEPRDPADLHRVLQENLSWRGSRHPWLAIHPSAGSIFKKIEGVGAGRLIDQCGLKGFRVGDAQISHIHANILVNLGQATAADVRALIAHAQRAVLERFGYHLEPEIGFIGEF, from the coding sequence GTGACCCCGGAACAGATCGCCGACGCCCTCAGCGCACCGCTCGACGATAGCCGGCTATACATCCGCGAGCCGCTCGCTCCCTACACCACGTTTCGCATCGGGGGGCCGGCGGACGTGTTCTATGAAGCGACATCGGCCGATGACCTCGCGACCGCGGTGACGCAGGCGCGGGCCATTGGGATTCCGTGGTTCGTGCTGGGACTTGGGGCCAACATCCTGGTGGGTGACCAGGGCGTGCGCGGTCTGGTAATCCGCAACCGCGCCGTGGCCCATTCCCTGGGCACCGATGGCCTGCTGTGGTCAGAGAGTGGGGCCGTTGTGCAGGATCTGGTGCTTGAGACCGTGCGTCAGGGATGGTCGGGGCTTGAGCACTATGTGGGCATTCCAAGTACGGTTGGTGGTGCGCTGTGGCAGAACCTGCATTTTCTTTCGCCGGCCCCCGAGCGCGATCGCACCATGTTCATCGCCGAACGATTTGTGTCGTGCGAAATCCTTGGTGAGGACGAGTCGCGTCGCGACGTGGGTGCCGACTACGTGCAATTCGGATACGACGAGTCCGTGTTTCATCATCGTCGCGACGTGGTGTTGTCGGCGCGCTTCCAATTGGAACCGCGTGATCCCGCCGATCTGCACCGCGTGTTGCAGGAAAACCTCTCGTGGCGCGGGTCCCGGCATCCGTGGCTGGCCATTCACCCCAGTGCCGGCTCGATCTTCAAGAAGATCGAGGGCGTGGGGGCGGGCCGACTCATTGATCAGTGCGGGCTGAAGGGCTTTCGCGTGGGTGACGCGCAGATCTCCCACATCCACGCCAATATCCTCGTGAATCTGGGCCAGGCCACGGCGGCGGATGTGCGGGCACTTATTGCGCACGCCCAACGGGCGGTTTTGGAGCGCTTCGGATATCATCTGGAACCGGAAATCGGATTCATCGGCGAGTTCTAG